A stretch of Rhododendron vialii isolate Sample 1 chromosome 4a, ASM3025357v1 DNA encodes these proteins:
- the LOC131324105 gene encoding deacetoxyvindoline 4-hydroxylase-like: protein MEQKMDISGFEESSETAVNYSREEELKAFDDSRAGVKGLIDAGVAKVPKIFVRPPDEVAEEFDRYKNNLQVPVINLSAIEGCDRREKVVDEIRMASEEWGFFQVVNHGISLNVMNEMIDGVRRFHEQDPEVKKSLYTRDRMNRVRFESNYDLYESKAANWRDTLNISMLVSDQLDPDEIPTACRAAALEYIEHITNLGRTLFKLLSEALGLKDDHFNGLKCGRGRTFVCHYYPACPEPKLTLGASKHTDPAFLTVLLQDQLGGLQVMYKNQWVDVQPISGALVVNIGDLLQIMSNDEFKSVDHKVVANLVGPRISVACFFTGVFVPPKLYGPIKELISDENPSVYKDFLVSDYIEKFFSRALDKSGLDYFKL from the exons ATGGAACAAAAAATGGACATCTCAGGCTTCGAAGAATCCTCTGAAACGGCTGTGAATTACAGCAGGGAAGAGGAGCTAAAGGCCTTTGATGATTCAAGAGCCGGAGTGAAAGGGCTAATAGATGCTGGGGTGGCAAAAGtcccaaaaatatttgttcgCCCACCGGATGAGGTTGCTGAGGAGTTTGACAGGTACAAGAACAATTTACAGGTACCGGTTATAAATCTCAGTGCTATTGAGGGGTGCGATAGGCGCGAAAAAGTAGTGGATGAAATCCGGATGGCATCAGAGGAGTGGGGATTTTTTCAAGTGGTCAACCATGGGATCTCCTTGAACGTGATGAATGAGATGATTGATGGAGTACGCAGGTTTCACGAACAAGATCCCGAGGTAAAGAAATCATTGTATACGCGTGATCGGATGAACAGAGTGAGATTTGAGAGTAATTATGATTTGTACGAATCAAAAGCCGCGAATTGGAGGGACACCTTGAACATCTCTATGCTTGTCTCAGATCAACTTGACCCTGATGAAATTCCCACAGCATGCAG AGCTGCAGCACTTGAGTATATAGAGCATATTACCAACCTCGGGCGTACTCTATTCAAGTTGTTATCAGAGGCTCTTGGCCTCAAAGATGACCACTTCAACGGCCTCAAATGTGGTAGAGGTCGCACCTTTGTTTGCCACTATTATCCAGCATGCCCGGAACCAAAGCTAACTTTGGGAGCTAGCAAGCACACAGATCCAGCATTCCTAACTGTACTGCTGCAAGACCAACTTGGAGGTCTCCAAGTCATGTACAAAAACCAATGGGTTGATGTTCAGCCAATTTCCGGGGCTCTGGTAGTTAACATTGGGGATCTTCTCCAG ATAATGTCAAATGACGAGTTCAAGAGTGTCGATCACAAAGTGGTGGCTAACCTTGTTGGACCAAGAATTTCTGTGGCGTGCTTTTTCACTGGTGTTTTTGTGCCTCCAAAGTTGTACGGCCCTATCAAAGAGCTGATATCAGATGAAAATCCTTCGGTATACAAGGATTTTCTAGTGAGTGATTATATTGAAAAGTTCTTTTCGAGGGCACTTGACAAGTCTGGCCTCGACTATTTCAAGCTTTGA
- the LOC131324113 gene encoding 1-aminocyclopropane-1-carboxylate oxidase homolog 1-like: MAEFPSTETPSGYNRLQELKAFDDTKSGVKGLVDAGIQSIPKIFVRPPDELAADYPISGTHFAIPIVDLGPSRGPATVDKVRHASETFGFFQVVNHGVPERVLEEMLTAARGFHEMEREAKMEHYTRVERRVMYGSNYDLYRTRSANWRDSLFCVMGPDPFDPLELPEICRDITMEYSKQMKRLGTTLFELLSEALGLKPNHLTGLDCLKGHLIISHYYPACPEPELTLGTSKHSDPDFLTILLQDGIGGLQVLHQNQWVNVPPVPGALVVNIGDLLQLVSNDKFVSVVHRVLANHVGPRLSVACFFTTYRYPSTEICGPIKELLSEANPPIYRDTTVSDFTAHYNSEGLDGTSALGYFKL; this comes from the exons ATGGCCGAATTCCCGTCAACCGAAACTCCATCGGGCTACAACCGATTACAAGAGCTAAAAGCCTTCGACGACACAAAATCCGGCGTCAAAGGCCTAGTTGACGCCGGCATCCAAAGCATCCCCAAAATATTCGTCCGACCCCCCGACGAACTCGCCGCCGACTACCCGATTTCTGGCACCCACTTCGCAATCCCAATCGTAGACCTCGGGCCGTCCAGGGGCCCCGCAACCGTCGACAAAGTCAGGCACGCGTCGGAGACTTTCGGTTTCTTCCAGGTGGTGAACCACGGGGTGCCCGAGAGGGTGTTGGAGGAGATGTTGACGGCGGCGCGAGGGTTCcatgagatggagagagaggcGAAGATGGAGCATTACACGCGTGTGGAGAGGAGAGTGATGTATGGGAGTAACTACGATTTGTATCGGACACGATCTGCCAATTGGAGGGACAGCTTGTTCTGTGTTATGGGTCCAGATCCTTTTGATCCACTTGAGTTGCCTGAGATTTGCAG AGATATAACAATGGAGTATTCAAAGCAGATGAAGAGATTAGGGACTACTTTATTTGAACTACTATCGGAGGCGCTTGGGCTCAAACCCAACCACCTAACTGGCTTAGATTGTTTGAAGGGGCATTTAATCATAAGTCACTATTACCCTGCTTGCCCGGAGCCGGAACTGACCCTGGGCACGTCCAAACACTCCGATCCTGATTTCCTGACGATCCTACTTCAAGATGGTATCGGGGGACTCCAAGTACTGCATCAAAACCAGTGGGTCAATGTACCTCCTGTTCCTGGAGCTTTGGTTGTAAACATTGGAGATCTCTTACAG CTTGTATCGAATGACAAATTTGTAAGTGTTGTGCACCGAGTCTTGGCAAACCACGTGGGCCCAAGACTCTCCGTGGCATGCTTTTTCACCACATACCGTTATCCATCGACAGAGATATGTGGCCCAATCAAGGAATTGTTGTCAGAAGCTAATCCGCCCATATATAGAGATACGACAGTGAGCGACTTCACTGCACACTACAATTCTGAAGGGCTTGATGGAACCTCTGCTCTCGGTTATTTCAAGTTGTGA